The following proteins are encoded in a genomic region of Arachis ipaensis cultivar K30076 chromosome B02, Araip1.1, whole genome shotgun sequence:
- the LOC107627761 gene encoding uncharacterized protein LOC107627761, with product MSQPHYPPQPVPLPSVFRTSSAPVCPSLRRLLLLLLLVASIVCPVVVVGALISSLVSLFSACELSHQPVVVIIRGRGINQVKHHLAGKGRDIEACRKVPAVVRHQFNQNIEDLRNKKRKTQEEYAESYNACDEVEREFDEIERNEMRQQQKSRLPAPSSRKGKQLKGLQSFFPSAATPRAQPTIKSVLQSKEIMEKCDIAIARWMMNASSPFNAVNSAYYQLMIDAIANMGAGYKGPNYGRVRGYLLSKLVEDVKKMIKDYREILKQTGCTIMADEWTDRGRRTLINFLVYYPKGTIFLKSVDASHLSKTIDALFKLLRDVVLFAGPENVVHVVTDNATNYIAAGRLLESEFPRLYWSPCAAHCVNLMFQDIEKLEEVSEIISQASMITKYIYNHCHPLYLMRKFTGGREILYPAPTRFATNFIALQSILAQKDALRAMVTSREWTSSAYSKEAKAKKFVNQVLDSNFWNQCTDIVKLTEPFVRVLRIMDSEDRAAMGFFYQAIYKDRKEMVKRFQKRKRIIDPYLKILDTHLNSKLTSEMRFFKNAEQDFGRQSAIHYNKEWIMEDSPPFLTLEKVDALRNDLTNMSLQSSLDDFDQLNLEDD from the exons ATGTCGCAACCGCACTACCCACCACAGCCAGTGCCACTTCCATCAGTATTTCGAACGTCGTCGGCTCCTGTGTGTCCGTCACTCCGCCGCCTCCTGCTACTGCTACTGCTCGTCGCCTCCATTGTGTGTCCAGTCGTCGTCGTCGGTGCCTTAATTTCTTCTCTGGTCTCCCTCTTCTCCGCCTGTGAACTTTCTCATCAGCCAg TTGTTGTT ATTATTAGGGGTAGAGGAATTAACCAGGTTAAGCATCATTTGGCTGGAAAAGGCAGAGATATTGAGGCATGTCGAAAGGTGCCAGCTGTAGTGAGACACCAATTCAATCAAAACATTGAAGATCTTCgaaacaagaaaaggaaaactcaagaagaaTATGCAGAAAGTTATAATGCTTGTGATGAAGTTGAAAGAGAATTTGATGAGATTGAACGTAATGAGATGCGACAACAACAAAAATCAAGGCTTCCAGCACCTAgctctagaaaaggaaaacaacTCAAGGGTTTACAATCTTTTTTTCCGTCGGCAGCAACACCTAGAGCTCAACCAACTATCAAAAGTGTTCTCCAAAGCAAAGAAATTATGGAGAAGTGTGATATTGCTATTGCGAGATGGATGATGAATGCCTCTTCACCATTTAATGCAGTTAATTCAGCTTATTATCAGCTGATGATCGATGCTATTGCAAACATGGGTGCAGGGTATAAAGGGCCAAATTACGGAAGAGTTCGTGGATATTTATTGAGTAAATTGGTTGAAGATGTAAAAAAAATGATTAAAGATTATCGtgagattttaaaacaaactggaTGTACTATCATGGCCGATGAATGGACTGATCGTGGTAGGCGTACCTTAATTAATTTCTTGGTTTATTATCCTAAAGGAACTATTTTTCTAAAGTCAGTTGATGCTTCTCATCTTTCGAAAACTATTGATGCTTTGTTTAAGTTGCTTAGGGATGTTGTATTATTTGCTGGTCCTGAGAATGTTGTACATGTAGTGACGGATAATGCTACAAATTACATTGCTGCTGGAAGGTTGTTGGAATCGGAGTTTCCTAGATTGTATTGGTCTCCTTGTGCAGCACATTGTGTTAATTTGATGTTTCAGGATATTGAAAAATTAGAGGAAGTGAGTGAAATTATATCACAAGCTTCAATGATTACGAAGTATATCTATAATCATTGCCATCCTTTGTACTTGATGAGAAAGTTCACAGGTGGTCGAGAAATACTTTATCCAGCTCCAACTCGGTTTGCCACTAATTTTATTGCTTTGCAAAGTATTTTAGCTCAAAAGGATGCATTGAGAGCTATGGTAACATCTAGAGAATGGACAAGCTCAGCTTACTCTAAAGAAGCCAAAGCTAAAAAGTTTGTGAATCAAGTCTTAGATTCTAATTTTTGGAATCAATGCACTGATATTGTTAAGCTTACTGAGCCATTTGTTCGTGTCTTGCGAATTATGGATAGTGAAGATAGAGCTGCAATGGGTTTCTTTTATCAAGCTATTTATAAGGATAGGAAAGAGATGGTGAAGAGGTTTCAAAAAAGAAAGAGGATTATTGATCCTTATTTGAAGATTTTAGATACAC ATTTGAATTCTAAATTGACAAGTGAGATGAGATTCTTTAAGAATGCTGAACAAGATTTTGGAAGACAGTCTGCAATAC ACTACAACAAAG AATGGATAATGGAAGATTCACCACCATTTTTAACTCTCGAAAAAGTTGATGCTTTACGAAATGATCTTACAAATATGTCTCTTCAATCATCTTTAGATGACTTTG ATCAATTGAATTTGGAAGATGATTGA